One Streptomyces mobaraensis NBRC 13819 = DSM 40847 DNA segment encodes these proteins:
- the metE gene encoding 5-methyltetrahydropteroyltriglutamate--homocysteine S-methyltransferase codes for MTTKSAAAAARATVYGYPRQGRNRELKKAIEGYWKGRVTADALRDTAAGLRRDTWEQLAAAGLHEVPTGDFSYYDHVLDTTVMVGAIPARHRAAVEEDALAGYFAMARGTQEVAPLEMTKWFDTNYHYLVPELGPDTVFRADSAKQVAELKEALALGLTARPVLVGPVTYLLLAKPAPGVDPDFVPLTLLDRLLPVYAEVLADLRAAGAEWVQLDEPALVQDRTPAELNAAERAYRDLGTLPDRPQLLVASYFDRLGEALPVLAKAPVEGLALDFTGSAAANLGDLAAVGGLPGKRLVAGVVDGRNIWVNDLEKSLAALGTLLGLAERVDVSASSSLLHVPLDAAMERDIAPQILRWLAFAQQKTREIVTLAKGLAQGTDTIAAELAANRADLASRAASPITHDPAVRARAAAVTAADTRRSLPYAERTGAQRARLGLPLLPTTTIGSFPQTGDLRAARADLRAGRIDPAGYEERIRTEIQQVISFQEKTGLDVLVHGEPERNDMVQYFAERLTGYLATQHGWVQSYGTRYVRPPVLAGDISRPEPMTVRWTTYAQSLTDRPVKGMLTGPVTMLAWSFVRDDQPLADTARQVALALREEVNDLEAAGTSVVQVDEPALRETLPLRAADRPAYLEWATEAFRLTTGGVRPDTQIHTHMCYAEFGDIVRAIDDLDADVISLEAARSHMQVARELAAHGYPREAGPGVYDIHSPRVPSAEEAAELLRAGLEAIPAERLWVNPDCGLKTRGWPETRASLENLVTAARTVRGELSGC; via the coding sequence GTGACCACCAAGTCCGCAGCCGCGGCAGCACGGGCCACCGTGTACGGCTACCCCCGCCAGGGCCGGAACCGTGAACTCAAGAAGGCGATCGAGGGCTACTGGAAGGGCCGGGTGACGGCCGACGCCCTGCGGGACACCGCCGCCGGCCTGCGCCGGGACACCTGGGAGCAGCTCGCCGCGGCCGGCCTCCACGAGGTGCCCACCGGCGACTTCTCGTACTACGACCACGTCCTCGACACCACCGTCATGGTCGGCGCGATCCCCGCCCGGCACCGGGCCGCCGTCGAGGAGGACGCCCTGGCCGGGTACTTCGCGATGGCGCGCGGCACGCAGGAGGTGGCGCCGCTGGAGATGACCAAGTGGTTCGACACCAACTACCACTACCTGGTGCCGGAGCTGGGCCCGGACACGGTGTTCCGCGCCGACTCCGCCAAGCAGGTCGCGGAGCTGAAGGAGGCCCTCGCCCTGGGCCTGACCGCCCGGCCGGTCCTCGTCGGGCCCGTCACCTACCTCCTGCTGGCCAAGCCCGCGCCGGGCGTGGACCCGGACTTCGTCCCGCTCACCCTGCTGGACCGGCTGCTGCCGGTGTACGCGGAGGTGCTGGCCGACCTGCGGGCGGCGGGCGCCGAGTGGGTGCAGCTCGACGAGCCCGCCCTGGTGCAGGACCGCACCCCGGCCGAGCTCAACGCCGCCGAGCGCGCCTACCGGGACCTCGGCACGCTGCCCGACCGGCCGCAGCTGCTGGTCGCCTCGTACTTCGACCGGCTCGGCGAGGCCCTGCCCGTGCTCGCCAAGGCGCCGGTGGAGGGGCTCGCCCTGGACTTCACCGGGTCCGCCGCCGCCAACCTCGGCGACCTCGCCGCCGTCGGCGGGCTGCCCGGCAAGCGCCTGGTCGCCGGCGTCGTCGACGGCCGCAACATCTGGGTGAACGACCTGGAGAAGTCCCTCGCCGCCCTGGGCACGTTGCTCGGCCTGGCCGAACGGGTGGACGTGTCCGCGTCCTCGTCCCTGCTGCACGTCCCCCTCGACGCCGCCATGGAACGCGACATCGCGCCGCAGATCCTGCGCTGGCTGGCCTTCGCGCAGCAGAAGACGCGGGAGATCGTCACGCTCGCCAAGGGCCTCGCCCAGGGCACCGACACCATCGCCGCCGAACTGGCCGCCAACCGGGCGGACCTCGCCTCCCGCGCGGCCTCCCCGATCACCCACGACCCGGCGGTCCGGGCCCGGGCCGCCGCCGTCACGGCCGCCGACACCCGCCGCTCCCTGCCGTACGCCGAGCGCACCGGCGCGCAGCGCGCCCGCCTCGGCCTGCCGCTGCTGCCGACCACGACCATCGGCTCCTTCCCGCAGACCGGCGACCTCCGCGCCGCCCGCGCCGACCTGCGCGCGGGCCGGATCGACCCGGCCGGCTACGAGGAGCGCATCCGGACCGAGATCCAGCAGGTGATCTCCTTCCAGGAGAAGACCGGCCTGGACGTCCTGGTGCACGGCGAGCCCGAACGCAACGACATGGTGCAGTACTTCGCCGAGCGGCTGACGGGCTATCTGGCCACCCAGCACGGCTGGGTGCAGTCGTACGGCACCCGCTACGTCCGCCCGCCGGTCCTGGCCGGCGACATCTCCCGGCCCGAGCCGATGACCGTACGGTGGACGACGTACGCCCAGTCCCTCACCGATCGCCCGGTCAAGGGCATGCTCACCGGGCCGGTCACCATGCTCGCCTGGTCCTTCGTCCGCGACGACCAGCCGCTCGCCGACACCGCCCGGCAGGTCGCCCTCGCCCTGCGCGAGGAGGTGAACGACCTGGAGGCGGCGGGTACCTCCGTCGTCCAGGTCGACGAGCCGGCGCTGCGCGAGACCCTGCCACTGCGGGCCGCGGACCGCCCGGCGTACCTGGAATGGGCGACCGAGGCGTTCCGGCTCACCACGGGCGGGGTGCGGCCGGACACCCAGATCCACACGCACATGTGCTACGCCGAGTTCGGGGACATCGTGCGGGCCATCGACGACCTCGACGCCGACGTCATCAGCCTGGAGGCGGCCCGCTCGCACATGCAGGTCGCCCGCGAACTGGCCGCGCACGGCTATCCGCGCGAGGCCGGGCCGGGGGTGTACGACATCCACTCGCCGCGCGTGCCGAGCGCCGAGGAGGCGGCGGAACTGCTGCGCGCCGGACTGGAGGCGATCCCGGCCGAACGGCTGTGGGTCAACCCGGACTGCGGGCTGAAGACCCGCGGCTGGCCGGAGACCCGGGCGTCACTGGAGAACCTGGTGACCGCGGCCCGGACCGTCCGGGGGGAGCTGTCCGGGTGCTGA